From the Ruminiclostridium josui JCM 17888 genome, one window contains:
- a CDS encoding YodL domain-containing protein, giving the protein MNGISIKKDRILFYGNTAGYVDGGKAVVDPIFHCEELKDYLTVKKGLTVQWTDGVYDRLANSKPDMDGNAPILKACRIHQLKPEVDVMMKFIGYDELLERFGEPNPENYRVVYDGQLETNDLDAIYEKFNLNHPPDYQGHSLSMSDIIELYDDSGSTFYYVDRFGFKEIDFQAPALKQSSIQDMSL; this is encoded by the coding sequence GTGAACGGCATCAGCATAAAAAAAGACCGCATCCTCTTTTACGGCAATACCGCAGGGTATGTGGACGGCGGCAAGGCGGTGGTCGATCCCATATTTCATTGTGAGGAATTAAAGGATTATCTTACAGTGAAGAAAGGGCTTACCGTGCAATGGACAGACGGCGTGTACGACCGGCTGGCAAACAGCAAGCCTGACATGGACGGCAACGCGCCGATTCTGAAAGCCTGCCGCATCCACCAGCTAAAGCCGGAAGTGGATGTCATGATGAAATTCATCGGCTATGATGAGCTGCTGGAGCGGTTTGGCGAGCCGAATCCGGAAAACTACCGCGTGGTGTATGACGGACAGCTGGAAACCAACGATCTTGATGCCATCTATGAAAAATTCAACTTAAACCACCCGCCCGATTACCAAGGACACTCCCTGTCCATGTCGGACATTATTGAGCTTTATGACGACAGCGGCAGCACCTTTTACTATGTAGACCGCTTTGGCTTCAAGGAGATTGATTTTCAAGCACCGGCACTGAAACAGTCAAGTATACAAGACATGAGCCTATAA